In Dromaius novaehollandiae isolate bDroNov1 chromosome 31, bDroNov1.hap1, whole genome shotgun sequence, a genomic segment contains:
- the LOC135324090 gene encoding E3 ubiquitin-protein ligase TRIM39-like, with amino-acid sequence MGVREGRKVVWGEHEFWDRLLEEHTQAKEEKGQLQGQLDRLLEEHTQVKEENKFLNIQRHKVDVCLDADTAHPRLEVSTDGERVTDTGTARHVPRTEKRFDSHTFLLAKEGYTSGKHYWEVDVGKRRNWDVGIAREPVARKGTLTLSPKNGFWVIGLADGQEYWARTEPWTRLAVSGKPQKIGIFLDTTAKQLCFYNVSKKTAVYTFSLGGDSSQEGKFFPFFSTGSTSAKLDTEPLKIVQGFEEDHDDE; translated from the exons TTCTGGg accgcctgctggaagagcaca CTCaggcaaaggaggagaagg gccaactgcaaggccagctag accgcctgctggaagagcaca CTCAggttaaagaagaaaaca AGTTTTTGAACATACAGCGTCACAAAG TGGATGTGTGCCTGGATGCTGACACAGCTCATCCAAGGCTGGAGGTGTCTACAGATGGGGAGAGAGTGACAGACACTGGCACGGCCAGACATGTGCCCAGGACAGAGAAGAGATTTGATTCCCACACTTTCCTTTTGGCCAAGGAAGGATACACATCTGGGAAACACTATTGGGAAGTGGATgttggaaagagaagaaactgggATGTGGGCATTGCCCGGGAGCCTGTGGCTCGCAAAGGGACACTGACTCTGTCTCCTAAGAATGGCTTCTGGGTCATAGGGTTAGCAGATGGGCAAGAGTATTGGGCCCGCACAGAGCCTTGGACCCGTTTGGCTGTGAGTGGGAAACCACAAAAGATTGGGATCTTCCTGGACACCACAGCCAAGCAGCTGTGCTTTTATAATGTCAGCAAGAAGACAGCTGTGTACACTTTCAGCCTTGGTGGAGATAGCAGCCAGGAAGGGAagttctttcccttcttctcaaCAGGCTCCACTTCTGCAAAGCTCGACACAGAGCCACTGAAAATAGTCCAGGGCTTTGAGGAGGATCATGATGATGAGTAA